A section of the Cylindrospermum stagnale PCC 7417 genome encodes:
- a CDS encoding response regulator transcription factor: MIKTVIIDDHDLTRYGIRMLLSEEESIEICGEAETASEGLELIKTHAPDIALVNITLSDSSGIEITRKIKQMSQFTKVVIFNAQATEISVKEAYAAGADSYCTKTIAKEKLTEAIYATHRGKTWLDPAIGKILIQNLQPKPVEVIVTKKERVQQYPLSSRELEVLQMIALGHQNEQIAKQLFLSVGTVRSHVHRILGKLACQNRAQAAMKGIAEGLIDSPDINQIGLMV, translated from the coding sequence ATGATCAAAACAGTTATTATCGATGACCATGATCTGACTCGGTATGGTATTAGAATGTTACTTTCGGAAGAGGAGAGTATCGAAATTTGTGGGGAAGCTGAAACAGCATCAGAAGGACTAGAACTAATAAAAACTCATGCTCCAGACATAGCACTTGTTAACATCACACTTTCAGACTCCAGTGGTATTGAAATCACAAGAAAGATTAAACAAATGTCGCAATTTACCAAAGTTGTGATTTTTAATGCCCAAGCAACTGAAATTTCTGTAAAAGAAGCTTATGCGGCTGGTGCAGATTCATACTGCACTAAAACAATAGCTAAGGAGAAATTAACAGAAGCTATTTATGCAACACATAGGGGAAAAACATGGTTAGATCCAGCAATTGGTAAGATATTAATTCAAAATTTGCAACCTAAACCTGTAGAAGTGATTGTAACAAAAAAGGAGAGGGTGCAGCAATATCCACTTAGCTCTAGAGAGTTAGAAGTTTTGCAAATGATTGCTTTAGGTCATCAAAATGAGCAGATTGCAAAACAACTTTTTTTGAGTGTTGGTACTGTCAGGTCTCATGTTCATCGTATTTTAGGGAAACTCGCTTGTCAAAACCGCGCTCAAGCTGCTATGAAAGGAATTGCAGAGGGACTTATAGATAGCCCTGATATAAATCAAATTGGTTTAATGGTTTGA
- a CDS encoding DUF6753 family protein, translated as MNTSVEASLDATLAGQSDHFKQKVLDVVRRSGINPKDPLFLVLSSLGKFEVLMEDIPGKLDTVVEGWTTEIDDKLDKASSVAIVQQKSAIAKAASTLLNKIEQKKSKSVFSPLIATTLVLSGVFGVGMLVGNMIPIWRGGGLTEAVRLTFTEQETLNWAKSKDGEFARQIMNWNNFDLSVCRSKQHQLKGRCMIWIVHNDERERYLEQLNQRQKSNH; from the coding sequence ATGAATACATCTGTAGAAGCTTCTTTAGATGCAACATTAGCAGGACAATCTGATCATTTTAAACAGAAAGTTCTCGACGTAGTTAGGCGTTCTGGTATCAATCCCAAAGACCCGTTGTTTTTGGTGTTGAGTTCTCTTGGTAAGTTTGAGGTGTTGATGGAGGATATTCCCGGCAAACTTGATACTGTAGTGGAAGGTTGGACAACTGAAATAGATGACAAACTCGATAAAGCATCAAGCGTAGCCATTGTTCAACAAAAAAGTGCGATCGCTAAAGCCGCGTCAACCCTGTTAAATAAAATAGAGCAAAAAAAATCTAAATCCGTCTTTAGTCCCTTAATAGCCACTACTCTGGTATTATCTGGTGTATTTGGTGTAGGTATGCTAGTTGGTAATATGATTCCTATTTGGAGAGGAGGAGGCTTAACAGAAGCAGTTCGCTTGACTTTTACAGAACAAGAAACTTTGAATTGGGCTAAATCAAAAGACGGAGAGTTTGCCCGTCAGATTATGAACTGGAACAATTTTGACCTGAGTGTTTGTCGCTCCAAACAACATCAATTAAAAGGCAGATGTATGATTTGGATTGTTCATAATGACGAGCGGGAGCGTTATCTGGAGCAATTAAATCAACGACAAAAATCAAACCATTAA